The following are encoded in a window of Amycolatopsis lexingtonensis genomic DNA:
- a CDS encoding biotin carboxylase N-terminal domain-containing protein, translating into MIQNLLVANRGEIARRVFRSCRDAGIGTVAVFSDADAAAPHALEADAAVRLPGNAPSETYLRAELLVKAAADTGADAVHPGYGFLSENAAFARAVLDAGLTWVGPPPEAIETMGSKVESKRLMAAAGVPVLSELDPASVTSDDLPLLVKASAGGGGRGMRVVRSLDELAEAVEGASAEAGSAFGDPTVFCERYLETGRHIEVQVLADKHGTVWAVGERECSIQRRHQKVVEEAPSPFVDAAMREELFEAARKAAKAIDYVGAGTVEFLAGPDGRFYFLEMNTRLQVEHPVTENVTGLDLVALQLRIAEGERLPADPPPTVGHSIEVRLYAEDPAAGWQPQSGTLHTFEVPDVDRRFTEGAGLRLDSGFESGSVVGVHYDPMLAKVITWAPTRAEAARRLAKALAAAKIHGVVTNRDLLVNILRHEAFLAGETDTAFFDRHGLDTLAAPLATVDTERLSALAAALADAAGNRASATTQSRLPSGWRNVRSAGQRKVFTVADREYEVVYSLTRDGLRADGFDAGLVSAEPGRVVLEVGGVRRAFDVARHDGVSYVDSALGSVALKAEPRFADPDAALAAGSLVAPMPGTVVRLAVQAGDPVKAGDPLLWLEAMKMEHRIAAPADGVVAELPVTVGQQVEVGTILAVVGEAE; encoded by the coding sequence ATGATCCAGAACCTGCTGGTCGCCAACCGCGGCGAGATCGCCCGCCGCGTGTTCCGCAGCTGCCGAGACGCCGGGATCGGCACGGTGGCGGTGTTCTCCGACGCCGATGCCGCCGCGCCCCACGCGCTGGAAGCCGACGCGGCCGTCCGGCTGCCCGGCAACGCGCCTTCGGAGACCTATCTCCGGGCCGAGCTGCTGGTGAAGGCCGCGGCCGACACCGGCGCCGACGCCGTCCACCCGGGCTACGGCTTCTTGTCCGAGAACGCCGCGTTCGCCCGGGCCGTGCTCGATGCCGGGCTGACGTGGGTCGGGCCGCCGCCCGAGGCCATCGAGACCATGGGCTCCAAAGTGGAGTCCAAGCGGCTGATGGCCGCGGCCGGGGTGCCCGTGCTGTCCGAACTGGACCCGGCGTCGGTGACGTCCGACGACTTGCCGTTGCTGGTCAAGGCGTCCGCCGGGGGTGGTGGCCGCGGGATGCGCGTGGTCCGCTCCCTCGACGAGCTGGCTGAGGCGGTCGAAGGGGCGAGCGCGGAGGCCGGGTCCGCGTTCGGCGACCCGACCGTCTTCTGCGAGCGGTACCTGGAGACCGGGCGGCACATCGAGGTCCAGGTCCTCGCGGACAAGCACGGCACGGTGTGGGCGGTGGGGGAGCGGGAGTGCTCGATCCAGCGCCGGCACCAGAAGGTCGTCGAGGAGGCGCCGTCGCCGTTCGTCGATGCCGCCATGCGTGAGGAGCTGTTCGAGGCCGCGCGCAAGGCCGCCAAGGCCATCGACTACGTCGGTGCGGGCACGGTCGAGTTCCTCGCCGGTCCCGACGGCCGGTTCTACTTCCTCGAGATGAACACCCGGCTGCAGGTCGAGCACCCGGTCACCGAGAACGTCACCGGCCTCGACCTGGTCGCGCTGCAGCTGCGGATCGCCGAGGGCGAGCGGCTCCCGGCCGACCCGCCGCCGACCGTCGGGCACTCGATCGAGGTCCGGCTCTACGCCGAAGACCCGGCCGCGGGCTGGCAGCCCCAGAGCGGCACGCTGCACACCTTCGAGGTGCCCGACGTGGACCGCCGGTTCACCGAAGGCGCCGGGCTGCGGCTGGACTCCGGGTTCGAGAGCGGCTCGGTGGTGGGCGTCCACTACGACCCGATGCTCGCCAAGGTGATCACCTGGGCGCCGACCCGGGCCGAGGCCGCGCGGCGACTCGCGAAGGCCTTGGCGGCGGCGAAGATCCACGGCGTCGTCACCAACCGCGACCTCCTGGTGAACATCCTGCGCCACGAAGCCTTCCTGGCGGGGGAGACCGACACGGCCTTCTTCGACCGCCACGGCCTCGACACCCTGGCCGCGCCACTGGCCACTGTGGACACCGAACGGCTCTCCGCGCTCGCGGCGGCGCTGGCGGACGCGGCGGGCAACCGGGCGTCGGCCACCACGCAGAGCAGGCTGCCGAGCGGCTGGCGCAACGTCCGCTCGGCCGGTCAGCGCAAGGTCTTCACGGTGGCCGACCGCGAATACGAGGTCGTCTACTCGCTCACCCGCGACGGCTTGCGGGCCGACGGGTTCGACGCCGGGCTGGTCAGCGCCGAGCCGGGGCGGGTCGTGCTCGAGGTGGGTGGCGTGCGGCGCGCGTTCGACGTCGCTCGTCACGACGGGGTGTCCTACGTGGACTCGGCGCTCGGTTCGGTGGCGCTGAAAGCCGAGCCGCGGTTCGCCGATCCCGACGCGGCGCTGGCCGCCGGGTCGCTGGTCGCGCCGATGCCGGGCACGGTCGTGCGGCTCGCCGTCCAGGCCGGGGACCCCGTGAAGGCGGGCGACCCGCTGCTGTGGCTCGAGGCGATGAAGATGGAACACCGGATCGCCGCACCCGCCGACGGCGTGGTGGCGGAACTGCCGGTCACGGTCGGACAGCAGGTCGAAGTGGGCACGATCCTCGCGGTGGTGGGAGAAGCAGAATGA
- a CDS encoding acyl-CoA carboxylase subunit beta, which yields MTTLRSTVDTRAAEFGANREAMLEKLAEIEAEQAKAVAGGGEKYVERHRKRGKLLARERIELLLDQDSPFLELSPLAAWGTDYRVGASLVTGIGVVEGVECLISASDPTVKGGASNPWTTKKSFRAADIAAQNRLPSINLVESGGADLPTQKEIFIPGGRIFRDITRASAAGCPTVALVFGNSTAGGAYLPGMSDYVVMVKERAKVFLGGPPLVKMATGEESDDESLGGAEMHARTSGLADYLAVDEQDAIRLGRNIIKRLNWTKQGPTPKPDYAEPLYDTEDLLGIVPTDLKVPFDPREVIARVVDGSDFDEFKPLYGSSLVTGWASIHGYPVGVLANAQGVLFGEESQKAAQFIQLANQIHTPLVFLHNTTGYMVGKEYEQSGIIKHGAMMINAVSNSKVPHLSVLMGASYGAGHYGMCGRAYDPRFLFAWPSAKSAVMGPAQLAGVLSIVARAAAESRGQEYNEEHDKAMRAMVEGQIEAESMPMFLSGMLYDDGIIDPRDTRTVLGLSLSAIHNGPVKGAEGFGVFRM from the coding sequence GTGACAACTCTGAGGTCCACTGTGGACACGCGGGCCGCCGAGTTCGGCGCGAACCGCGAAGCGATGCTGGAGAAGCTCGCCGAGATCGAGGCCGAGCAGGCCAAGGCCGTCGCGGGCGGCGGCGAGAAGTACGTCGAGCGTCACCGCAAGCGCGGCAAGCTCCTGGCCCGCGAGCGGATCGAGCTGCTGCTCGACCAGGACTCGCCGTTCCTCGAGCTGTCGCCGCTGGCCGCGTGGGGCACCGACTACCGCGTCGGCGCCAGCCTGGTCACCGGCATCGGCGTCGTCGAAGGCGTCGAGTGCCTGATCTCGGCCAGCGACCCGACGGTCAAGGGCGGGGCGAGCAACCCCTGGACGACGAAGAAGAGCTTCCGGGCCGCGGACATCGCCGCGCAGAACCGGCTGCCGTCGATCAACCTCGTCGAGTCCGGCGGGGCGGACCTGCCGACGCAGAAGGAGATCTTCATCCCGGGCGGGCGGATCTTCCGGGACATCACGCGCGCCTCGGCCGCGGGCTGCCCGACGGTCGCGCTGGTCTTCGGCAACTCCACCGCCGGCGGGGCGTACCTGCCGGGCATGTCGGACTACGTCGTGATGGTCAAGGAACGCGCGAAGGTGTTCCTCGGCGGGCCGCCGCTGGTCAAGATGGCGACCGGCGAGGAGTCCGACGACGAGTCGCTCGGCGGCGCCGAGATGCACGCGCGGACGTCCGGCCTGGCCGACTACCTGGCCGTCGACGAGCAGGACGCGATCCGCCTGGGCCGCAACATCATCAAGCGGCTCAACTGGACCAAGCAGGGCCCGACGCCGAAGCCGGACTACGCCGAGCCGCTGTACGACACCGAGGACCTGCTCGGCATCGTGCCGACCGACCTCAAGGTCCCGTTCGACCCGCGCGAGGTGATCGCCCGCGTCGTCGACGGCTCCGACTTCGACGAGTTCAAGCCGTTGTACGGGTCCTCACTGGTCACGGGCTGGGCGAGCATCCACGGCTACCCGGTCGGCGTGCTGGCCAACGCCCAGGGCGTGCTGTTCGGCGAGGAGTCGCAGAAGGCCGCGCAGTTCATCCAGCTGGCCAACCAGATCCACACGCCGCTGGTGTTCCTGCACAACACGACCGGCTACATGGTCGGCAAGGAGTACGAGCAGAGCGGCATCATCAAGCACGGCGCGATGATGATCAACGCCGTGTCGAACTCGAAGGTGCCGCACCTGTCCGTCCTCATGGGAGCGTCCTACGGCGCCGGGCACTACGGGATGTGCGGCCGCGCCTACGACCCCCGGTTCCTGTTCGCGTGGCCGAGCGCGAAGTCCGCGGTGATGGGCCCGGCGCAGCTGGCCGGCGTGCTGTCCATCGTGGCCCGCGCCGCCGCCGAGAGCCGGGGCCAGGAGTACAACGAGGAACACGACAAGGCCATGCGCGCCATGGTGGAAGGCCAGATCGAAGCCGAGTCGATGCCGATGTTCCTCTCCGGCATGCTCTACGACGACGGCATCATCGACCCGCGCGACACCCGCACCGTGCTGGGGCTGAGCCTGTCCGCGATCCACAATGGACCAGTGAAGGGCGCCGAGGGCTTCGGCGTCTTCCGGATGTGA
- a CDS encoding acyl-CoA dehydrogenase family protein, with product MTDPFRTPERAELRKTVRRFVEQEVLPHLDDWERDGELPRDLHRKAGELGLLGVAFPEEIGGGDGNYLDALVVAEEMHYAGGSGGLFASLFTCGIAVPHIAEANDPVQIERWVRPTLAGDKIGSLAVTEPDGGSDVAGIRTTAVREGDEYVINGAKTYITSGCRADFVTTVVRTGGDGAHGLSLIVVERGTPGFTVSRKLEKMGWLCSDTAELSYVDVRVPVENLVGAENSGFAQVATQFVTERLSLAVQAYAHAQRALDLTLDWCRLRETFGRPLISRQVVQHKLTEMARKVDVARTYTRQAAIRHVSGEEVIAEACFAKNTAVEAAEWVVNEAVQLHGGLGYMRESEVERHYRDVRILGIGGGTTEILTGLAAKRLGYTS from the coding sequence GTGACCGATCCCTTCCGGACGCCCGAACGGGCCGAGCTGCGCAAGACCGTGCGCAGGTTCGTCGAGCAGGAAGTCCTGCCGCACCTCGACGACTGGGAGCGAGACGGCGAGCTCCCGCGCGACCTGCACCGCAAGGCCGGCGAGCTGGGCCTGCTCGGCGTCGCCTTCCCCGAGGAGATCGGCGGGGGTGACGGCAACTACCTCGACGCGCTGGTCGTCGCCGAGGAGATGCACTACGCGGGCGGCTCCGGCGGGCTCTTCGCGTCGCTGTTCACCTGCGGCATCGCCGTCCCGCACATCGCCGAGGCGAACGACCCGGTGCAGATCGAACGCTGGGTGCGCCCGACGCTGGCCGGGGACAAGATCGGTTCGCTGGCCGTCACCGAACCGGACGGCGGCTCCGACGTCGCCGGGATCCGGACCACCGCCGTGCGCGAGGGTGACGAGTACGTCATCAACGGCGCCAAGACCTACATCACCTCCGGCTGCCGCGCCGACTTCGTCACGACGGTCGTGCGCACCGGCGGCGACGGCGCCCACGGGCTCTCGCTGATCGTCGTCGAACGCGGGACGCCCGGCTTCACCGTGTCCCGCAAGCTCGAGAAGATGGGCTGGCTCTGCTCCGACACCGCCGAACTGTCCTACGTGGACGTCCGGGTGCCGGTGGAGAACCTCGTCGGCGCCGAGAACAGCGGCTTCGCGCAGGTCGCTACCCAGTTCGTCACCGAGCGGCTTTCCCTGGCGGTGCAGGCGTACGCGCACGCCCAGCGGGCCCTCGACCTGACGCTGGACTGGTGCCGGCTGCGCGAGACGTTCGGCCGGCCGCTCATCTCGCGGCAGGTCGTGCAGCACAAGCTCACCGAGATGGCGCGCAAGGTGGACGTGGCGCGGACCTACACCCGGCAGGCCGCGATCCGGCACGTCTCGGGGGAAGAGGTCATCGCCGAAGCCTGTTTCGCGAAGAACACCGCCGTCGAGGCCGCCGAGTGGGTGGTCAACGAGGCCGTCCAGCTGCACGGCGGGCTCGGCTACATGCGCGAGTCCGAAGTGGAGCGGCACTACCGCGACGTCCGGATCCTCGGCATCGGCGGCGGCACCACCGAGATTCTCACCGGCCTGGCCGCGAAGCGATTGGGATACACCTCGTGA